A genomic window from Pseudonocardia broussonetiae includes:
- a CDS encoding arylsulfatase — MALSEYQPGTTFPGRIGRTTDESAPAWPQPVRALPGSPNVLIIVLDDVGFGQFGCYGSPIATPHLDSLADSGLRYNRMHTTALCSPSRSCVVTGRNHHSNGMAAITELSTGFPGYDGNTPFENGFLSEMLKQHGYNTYMIGKWHLMPSEQESAAGPYDRWPLGRGFDRFYGFLGGDTSQWYPDLVHDNHQVEPPRSPEEGYHLTEDLTDHAISFIADAKQVAPDKPFYLHFCPGAAHAPHHVAREWADRYAGRFDEGWDVYRQETFARQKELGVIPPDAELSRHDPDVPEWESLAPEARTLAARLMEVFAGFLSHTDEQIGRLLDFLRGTGELDNTLIMVVSDNGASAEGGVAGTTNETQFFNNAPEPLEDSLAKLDEIGGPTTFNHYPWGWTWAGNTPFRRWKRETYRGGASDPFLVHWPAGITARGEVRQQYAHIIDMVPTVLDVLGIEPPTTIRGVTQAPLHGVSFAQTFDEAEAPTRHYTQYFEMFGHRAIDHNGWRAVCPWPGPSFAEAEVPFGTAISAETLAVLDAERWELYNSAEDFAENYDVAAENRSKVVELIAQWYVEAGRYGVLPIDGTAVLRLMTERPQLTQERTSYTFWPDTAIVPGAVAPRVLNRPHSIVADVGIPAGGAEGVLLCQGANTGGFAFYVQDQRLHYAHNYLSRATHRVSSADPLPEGDHRLRFEFEPTGEPDFARGRGAPGRAQLYVDDRLVGQAELPVTVPIMFNPGGLSCGANPGAPIVTDYRSPFRFTGLLRSVTVDLSGDLIVDSEAEMRAAMSRQ, encoded by the coding sequence ATGGCGTTGAGCGAGTACCAGCCGGGCACGACGTTCCCCGGCCGGATCGGACGGACCACGGACGAGTCGGCCCCGGCCTGGCCCCAGCCGGTACGTGCGCTGCCGGGGTCCCCGAACGTGCTGATCATCGTCCTGGACGACGTCGGGTTCGGGCAGTTCGGCTGCTACGGGAGCCCGATCGCCACCCCGCACCTGGACTCGCTCGCGGACTCGGGACTGCGCTACAACCGCATGCACACCACGGCGCTGTGCTCGCCATCGCGCTCCTGCGTGGTCACCGGCCGCAACCACCACTCCAACGGGATGGCCGCGATCACCGAGCTCTCCACCGGCTTCCCCGGCTACGACGGCAACACGCCGTTCGAGAACGGCTTCCTGTCGGAGATGCTCAAGCAGCACGGCTACAACACGTACATGATCGGCAAGTGGCACCTGATGCCGTCCGAGCAGGAGTCCGCCGCCGGGCCGTACGACCGCTGGCCCCTCGGGCGCGGCTTCGACCGCTTCTACGGCTTCCTGGGCGGGGACACCAGCCAGTGGTATCCCGACCTCGTCCACGACAACCACCAGGTGGAGCCGCCGCGCAGCCCGGAGGAGGGCTACCACCTGACCGAGGACCTCACCGACCACGCGATCTCGTTCATCGCCGACGCGAAGCAGGTGGCCCCGGACAAGCCCTTCTACCTGCACTTCTGCCCGGGCGCGGCGCACGCCCCGCACCACGTCGCGCGGGAGTGGGCCGACCGGTACGCGGGGCGCTTCGACGAGGGCTGGGACGTCTACCGCCAGGAGACGTTCGCCCGGCAGAAGGAGCTCGGCGTGATCCCCCCGGATGCGGAGCTCTCGCGGCACGACCCCGATGTGCCCGAGTGGGAGTCGCTCGCGCCCGAGGCCCGCACGCTCGCGGCCCGGCTGATGGAGGTGTTCGCCGGATTCCTGTCGCACACCGACGAGCAGATCGGCCGGCTGCTGGACTTCCTGCGCGGCACGGGCGAGCTCGACAACACCCTGATCATGGTCGTGTCCGACAACGGCGCGAGCGCCGAGGGGGGCGTCGCCGGCACCACGAACGAGACCCAGTTCTTCAACAACGCACCGGAACCGCTCGAGGACAGCCTGGCCAAGCTCGACGAGATCGGCGGACCCACCACGTTCAACCACTACCCGTGGGGATGGACCTGGGCCGGCAACACGCCGTTCCGGCGGTGGAAGCGCGAGACCTACCGCGGCGGTGCGAGCGACCCGTTCCTCGTGCACTGGCCCGCCGGGATCACCGCCCGCGGGGAGGTCCGCCAGCAGTACGCGCACATCATCGACATGGTCCCGACCGTGCTGGACGTGCTGGGGATCGAGCCGCCCACCACGATCCGCGGCGTCACCCAGGCACCGCTCCACGGAGTGAGCTTCGCGCAGACGTTCGACGAGGCGGAGGCGCCGACGCGCCACTACACGCAGTACTTCGAGATGTTCGGCCACCGGGCGATCGACCACAACGGCTGGCGGGCGGTCTGCCCCTGGCCGGGCCCGTCGTTCGCCGAGGCCGAGGTGCCGTTCGGCACCGCGATCAGCGCCGAGACGCTGGCGGTGCTCGACGCCGAGCGCTGGGAGCTCTACAACTCGGCCGAGGACTTCGCGGAGAACTACGACGTCGCCGCGGAGAACCGCAGCAAGGTCGTCGAGCTCATCGCCCAGTGGTACGTCGAGGCGGGCCGCTACGGCGTCCTCCCCATCGACGGCACCGCGGTGCTCCGGCTGATGACCGAGCGACCGCAGCTCACCCAGGAGCGCACGAGCTACACGTTCTGGCCGGACACCGCGATCGTGCCCGGCGCCGTCGCTCCGCGGGTGCTCAACCGCCCGCACAGCATCGTCGCCGACGTCGGGATCCCCGCCGGCGGTGCCGAGGGCGTGTTGCTCTGCCAGGGCGCCAACACGGGCGGGTTCGCGTTCTACGTGCAGGACCAGCGGCTGCACTACGCCCACAACTACCTCAGCCGCGCCACGCACCGGGTGTCCTCGGCCGATCCGCTGCCCGAGGGCGACCACCGGCTGCGGTTCGAGTTCGAGCCGACCGGTGAGCCCGACTTCGCCCGGGGTCGGGGGGCGCCGGGGCGGGCCCAGCTCTACGTCGACGACCGGCTCGTCGGGCAGGCCGAGCTCCCGGTGACCGTCCCGATCATGTTCAACCCGGGCGGGTTGTCGTGCGGGGCCAACCCCGGCGCGCCGATCGTCACCGACTACCGCTCACCGTTCCGGTTCACCGGTCTGCTGCGCAGCGTGACCGTCGACCTGAGCGGCGACCTCATCGTCGACAGCGAGGCCGAGATGCGGGCGGCGATGTCGCGGCAGTGA
- a CDS encoding MIP/aquaporin family protein: MDADEQNARPVTGAAPTAPAPAAPGRSSVPVWLQELEIPVGERSFDDPRHERLRLFSELLGTFLLVLVGAGGAVVGAVSDGQISRTAAVTAPGLTVLAIILFMGAISGAHLNPVVSIAFALRGDFPWRRVPGYILTQLVGAALACLVLAAVFGRVGELGTTSPGAGVTGLQAAVIELLLTVGLVSTILGTASTAQNVGAMSAIGVGGYIILAGLWSSPISGASMNPARSFGPALVTGDFSQYWVYLAGPLAGALIAVGIARVLRGPGGDSGGRAAARGRTGRDATAG, from the coding sequence ATGGATGCCGACGAACAGAACGCGCGGCCGGTCACCGGCGCGGCCCCTACCGCTCCCGCCCCTGCGGCCCCGGGGCGGTCGTCCGTTCCCGTCTGGCTGCAGGAGCTGGAGATCCCGGTGGGGGAGCGCTCCTTCGACGATCCCCGCCACGAGCGGCTGCGCCTGTTCAGCGAGCTGCTCGGCACGTTCCTGCTGGTGCTCGTCGGGGCCGGCGGCGCCGTCGTCGGGGCCGTCAGCGACGGGCAGATCAGCCGGACCGCGGCGGTGACCGCGCCCGGCCTGACCGTGCTCGCGATCATCCTGTTCATGGGGGCCATCAGCGGCGCCCACCTGAACCCCGTGGTGAGCATCGCGTTCGCGCTGCGCGGCGACTTCCCGTGGCGGCGGGTACCCGGCTACATCCTCACGCAGCTGGTCGGGGCGGCGCTCGCCTGCCTGGTCCTGGCCGCGGTGTTCGGCCGGGTCGGCGAGCTGGGGACCACGTCGCCGGGCGCGGGGGTCACCGGCCTGCAGGCGGCCGTGATCGAGCTGCTGCTGACGGTCGGGCTGGTGAGCACGATCCTCGGCACGGCCTCGACGGCGCAGAACGTCGGGGCGATGTCGGCCATCGGCGTCGGGGGCTACATCATCCTGGCCGGGCTGTGGTCGAGTCCGATCAGCGGCGCCTCGATGAACCCTGCGCGCTCCTTCGGCCCCGCGCTGGTCACCGGCGACTTCTCGCAGTACTGGGTGTACCTGGCCGGGCCGCTCGCCGGCGCGCTGATCGCGGTCGGGATCGCCCGCGTGCTGCGCGGCCCCGGCGGGGACTCCGGCGGCCGGGCGGCGGCGCGCGGCCGGACGGGCCGCGACGCGACGGCCGGGTGA
- a CDS encoding HAD family hydrolase: protein MAEEQLLTSWRDAPAKQAIVAFVRRVVGEDGTAAVPVEDRVAVFDNDGTLWCEKPMPIQLDFVIRRLAEMAAATPELRDQQPWKAVSANDLAWFGTLMTDHYAGDDTRVRELLRGILAAYDGISVEEFEQRSNSFIRGTRHPSLGRSYVECAYAPMVELLDYLGANGFTTYIVSGGGRDFMRPISRDMYGIPRERVIGSSSTFTYTSDGHHGTITHQPAADYVDDGPEKPVRIWNRTGRRPILAGGNSNGDVAMLEFTQHPDTPTLRLLVLHDDADREFAYTSGAEQALVRADKDDWTVASMKDDWTTVF, encoded by the coding sequence ATGGCCGAGGAGCAGTTGTTGACGAGCTGGCGGGACGCCCCGGCCAAGCAGGCGATCGTCGCCTTCGTCCGGCGCGTCGTCGGCGAGGACGGGACCGCGGCGGTGCCGGTCGAGGACCGCGTCGCGGTCTTCGACAACGACGGGACGCTCTGGTGCGAGAAGCCGATGCCGATCCAGCTCGACTTCGTCATCCGCCGGCTGGCCGAGATGGCCGCGGCGACGCCGGAGCTGCGCGACCAGCAGCCGTGGAAGGCGGTCTCGGCGAACGACCTCGCCTGGTTCGGGACGCTCATGACCGACCACTACGCCGGTGACGACACCCGCGTGCGCGAGCTGCTGCGCGGCATCCTCGCCGCGTACGACGGGATCAGCGTGGAGGAGTTCGAGCAGCGGTCGAACTCGTTCATCCGCGGGACGCGGCATCCCAGCCTCGGCCGTTCCTACGTCGAGTGCGCCTACGCCCCGATGGTCGAGCTCCTCGACTACCTGGGCGCCAACGGGTTCACCACCTACATCGTCTCCGGCGGGGGTCGCGACTTCATGCGCCCGATCAGCCGGGACATGTACGGCATCCCGCGGGAACGGGTGATCGGCAGCAGCAGCACGTTCACCTACACGAGCGACGGCCACCACGGGACGATCACCCACCAGCCGGCCGCCGACTACGTCGACGACGGTCCGGAGAAGCCGGTCCGGATCTGGAACCGGACCGGTCGGCGCCCGATCCTGGCCGGTGGCAACTCCAACGGTGACGTCGCGATGCTGGAGTTCACGCAGCATCCGGACACGCCGACCCTGCGGCTGCTCGTGCTGCACGACGACGCCGACCGCGAGTTCGCCTACACCAGCGGGGCCGAGCAGGCCCTCGTCCGCGCCGACAAGGACGACTGGACCGTCGCGAGCATGAAGGACGACTGGACCACCGTGTTCTGA